The genomic DNA CTTGGAGCGCTGCCTGGCGTTGCGCTTGGAGCGGTTGGAGCCGCCCCCGGAACCGGACCGGGGGTCGGAATCGTTGGAGCCGCCAGAGCTGGTGGTGGGCGCAGAGGAGTCGCCGCGGCCGGCGTAGAGGGCGTGGCTAGCCTGCGTCTTGGCGTCGTGGTCGTCGCTGGCTTCCTCCAGGAGCAGGTACGACATAGCACTGCGGAAAGTGTGGGGTGGGGACTTTGATTtgatcaccggcttgacatGGCGATACCTGGGACTGAGGCCACGGAGGAGATTAAGAACTTGGCTGGGTTCGGAGACGGGGTGGCCGACGTCGCGCAGCTGATCAGCAAGGCGCTTGAGCTTGGTGCAGTAGTCTTGGATGGAGAGATCGCCCTGCTGGACGGCACGGAACTCGGCCTCCAGGAGGACGGCGTGCTCGAGTTTGTTGTCGCGGAAGTGGCTCTCGACGTCGGACCAGAGGGAGAACGCCGTGATGCGAGGCTTGTGGACGAGGGTGAAGACGGGTTTGGAGATGGTGGTGTAGATCCAGTTGACGAGGGCGCTGTCGATTTGACGCCATTCGGCAGTGCGCTGGATCATGGGCGCGGGGAAGCGGACATGGTCGTCAAGGCCGAATTTACCGAGCACCGAATTGAAGAGGCAGCGCCATTGGCTATAATTGGAGTCAAGGAGGTCGAGGAGAATGGGGACATGGGAACGGATGTTCACCGTCTGAACGACGGCGGCCGACGCCGGCATGGGAGGATCAGCGTTGGAGGGCTCATCGGAGGAAGCAGAGGAACGAGCCGGCGACTGAGCCATGGAAGTGGAAGTGGTGGCGAACGGATTGGACAGGGTAGATCCGTCGGGCTCTGATACCATGAAGGAAGTGGATGCTAGAAGATGATCAGAACTGCACACTTGTATTGATCAATGAATTACATACTTATACATGTCAAGGTCCTAGCGGACCGAGTCTCTCGGGAGTGAGCACAAGGCGAGCGGACGGCGTGGGAGCGGAAAGGTGGTTGCTGTTGGGGGACTTCAATCTTATCCTACATGCTTCTAACAAAAGCAATGACAACCTTAATCGGAGGATGATGGGCGAATTCAGAAGCACCATCAATTTTTTGGAGCTCAAAGAGCTGAGCCTACGAGGGAGAAAGTATACTTGGTCCAATGATACAACGCAAAGTATACTTGGTCCAATGATACAACGCAAACGAGAATAGATCGAGCGTTCTGCACAACTGAATGAGACCTCATGATGCCTGCTTCTATGCTAAATACACTATCCTCTTTGGTGTCTGACCATAGTCCACTACTTCTAGTCGGTGCTTCTACAGTGAACATTTACAGAGGATTCAGGTTTGAGTCCTTTTGGCCAAAGATGCCAGGCTATCAAGAAGTGGTGCAGCATGTTTGGCAGCAGCAGGTACAAGTGTTCAATCCGTTCCTTCGATTACACATCAAGCTGGCCAGAACAACAAAGGCTCTGAAACAGTGGGCTAGAAGGACAATTGGGAACAACAGATTGTTGCTCTGTGCAGCAAAGCAACTGATAGCAATCCTCGACGTGGTGCAAGAACACTGGCAGCTCAGTCAAGCAGAAGACAGATTGAGAAGGGATTTAAAAGCCCGTTTCCTTGGGTTAACTGTGGTGGAAAAGTTAATGGCAAAGTAAAGTTCCAGGCTCTCTCACATCAGGGCAAATGAAGCAAACAACAAGTTATTTTATCTATATGCAAATGGTAGGAGGAGGAAAAACTTTATCAGGCACCTAGTTACAGAGGAGGGGATCATGCATACACAGCATGAGAAAGCAAATGCAGTGTTTCAGCATTTTACTTCAAGACTTGGTCAGCACCTGAGCCGAGAGGTCACAATAGACTGAAACCAGATTACACTAGCCACACATGACTTGCAACATCTTGAAGAAGAATTTACTGAACAAGAGCTAACTGAGGTTGTGAAAGACATTGCTGCTGAGAAAGCACCAGGGCCTGATGGATTCATTGGTGTTTTTTACAAGGCCAGCTGGGAGATCATTAAAGAGGATGTACTAGCAGCTATTAATTTTTTCTTCAGCCGACATGATCAACACTTTAACTTGCTCAACATTGCACACATTGTGCTCTTGCCGAAAAAGGAAGATGCTAGTCGAGTGGGGGATTTCAGACCCATCAGTTTATCTCACAGTGTCACAAAGCTTATTTCCAAACTGTTGGCAAACAGGCTATCAAGTGATCTGGACAAGATGATTTCCAGAGCACAAAGTGCTTTTATCAAGAAGAGGAGCATACAAGACAACTTTCTCTATACACAAAACCTGATCAGAGAGTTACACAGAACAAAGAGACCCACATTGTTCCTTAAGCTTGACATTGCAAAGGCTTTTGATACAGTGCGGTGGGATTACTTGCAGGAGGTGTTGCAACAAATGGGGTTTGGGCAGAGATGGAGGGCATGGGTTACAACCTTGCTAGCAACCTCATCCTCATCAGTGCTGTTGAATGGTGCAAGAGGAAAATGGTTCAAGCATAAGACAGGGCTGAGACAAGGGGATCCATTGTCCCCATTGTTGTTCATCATAGCAATGCAGCCACTCTAGTTAATGCTTGACAAGGCAATAGAACAGGGACTACTTTCACCAATCTGCAACAGGAATTCAAAGTTAAGAGTAAGCTTGTTCGCGGATGATGCAGCTATTTTTGTCAACCCAGTAACTGAAGAAGTACAGGTTGTGGAGAACATCTTGAGAGCATTTGGCAGTGTACTTGGACTGATCACTAATATAGAAAAAAGTGCAGTTTACCCAATTTGTTGTAGTGATCTTGATTTGCAGCACATTATGGAGCCTTTCCAATGCTCAGTCAAGAATTTCCCATGCACTTATCTCGGTCTACCACTTCATGTGAGACAGATCAGAAGGGTCGATGTTCAACCGTTGATTGATAAACTTGGAGCAAAGCTGGCAGCTTGGAAAGGCAAGTTGCTGAATAAAGCAGGAAGACTGAGACTAATCAACTCAGTGCTCTCATCAGTTCCAACATACTACCTAACAGTTTTCAGACTACAAAAATGGGCCATAAAGAAAATAGATAAGCTGAGGAGAAGCTTCTTATGGAAAGGCATGCCTGAGGCAAATGGTGGACACTGCCTAGTAAAGTGGAGCAAAATAATGAGACCAAAGAATTTTGGTGGGCTGGGagtcttggatttggatttattCAGTCGTGCTCTGCGGTTGCGATGGCTATGGTTTCAGTGGACAGCAACAGATAGGCCATGGGTAGGAACTGAACCGCCAGTAAATGCAATAGATAAGCAATTGTTCAGAGTAAGCACAGTGGTGATGATTGGAGATGGTACAAAAGCAAGCTTCTGGCAATCTTCTTGGCTCAATGGACATGCACCCATGGACCTGTTCCCTGACCTTTACCGCCTAGCGTGGAGAAAGAATAAGACAGTGAAAGaagagctacaccaacacaattGGACGCGGGGGCTGTGGAGGATGCAGACAGTGGAAGAAATGGCCAGCTTTGTTGTGCTATGGGACTTGCTGCGGGAAGTGCAACTCTCAAACTCACCAGATACCATTGTTTGGAGATGGACGACTAATGGTGAGTACACAGCAAAATCTGCATACAATGCACAATTCTATGGATCTTACAGCCAATTCAAGGGAGACTACATTTGGAAAGCAGAGGTGGAGGGCAAGCATAAGTTCTTCGCCTGGTTATTAGTGCAAAGTAAAATTTTAACAGCTGACAAGCTAATTGCTAGGCAGTGGCCGTGCAACCCGATCTGCTCTTTATGCAGTCAAGAGCAAGAAACTGCTTCGCATCTGATATTGCACTGCACTTTCGCTCAATCTGTTTGGAGTGAAGTGGAAAGTTGGACACAACTTTTGGTGGGAAAACCAGGCCCTGGCTTGCTCATTTCGGATTGGtgggagaaggagctggtgcAGCTATCCAAGAAAGCAAGGCGAGTCAAGGCAGCCTTGATGATTTACACCGCCTGGAACGTTTGGAAAGAGAGGAATCGGCGCGTTTTCGACCAAAAGTCTATCACACCTTCAGAGGTGTTGCAACTGATCAAGAATGAGATCATGGAAAGGAAGATGGCTTGTGGTGCCCCGGACTTATCTTTTATGTCTAATGTCTAGTTGCTTCCTTCTAGAGTTTGAGTATCTAGTCTTTTATGTAATATCAGTATTGTAAACTTTCAGACTTGCTTCTTCTTTCTTAAATGACATAGCAGTGCTCCTGcaagcttttcaaaaaaaaaaagaatacgaTACCGAGGTATTTACAGAGTCAAAAAAACATCTTTCTCTGGGTTGTTTTCCATTGCAGGGGATCGAGCAGGCAGTAGAAGAATTCTCAGGCAGATACTACTGTTCCACAACTCCATGAATTCCCTTGCTTTAGGTAAGCAACATGTATGTGTCAGTAAGACAATAACTCTGTCCATTTTGAATATCTGATATCCTTACTCAAGTTGTATCGAGAACATCTCCTTACTCAATTTTAACATCCGGCTCCTCTTAATCTCACGGCGCAGCTGGGATCATCGTCGGGGGCATTGTCATCATCTTGGCCATAAAAATCCTCACCAGATGGATCGAAGTGAAACACGGGAATGGCAGGCGGAGCGCGCGCGGCTGCAGGCCATGCAGAtgcgggcagcggcgggcgcgcCAATCCAGCCGGCGAACGGTGCCGCCGCGTACGACGtggtgccggcgccgccctaCGGTGGCCATGTCGTCGAGCTGGGTGCCGTGAACCGGTTCCTTGACGACATCCTGCGCGAGAAGCCCGCGCAATTCATGCCGGAGGACCTCCGCGAGTTCACCTGGAACTACGCGGAGCAGCTCGGCTCCGGCGGCTTCGGCGTGGTGTACCGCGGCGGGTTCCCGAACGGCATGCATGTGGCGGTCAAGATCCTGAACAGCACGCTGGACTGTCGCACCGAGGAGCAGTTCATGCTGGAGGTCACCACGGCAGGGCGCACCTACCTCATCAACCCTCTACGGCTTCTGCTTCGACGCCACCACCAAGGCGCTCATATACGAGTACCTCGAGAATGGCTCGCTCGACCGCGTGCTCTTCGAGCACGAGCAGCGGCGGGGCCTGGGCGATGCCGGCCTCGGCTTCGACACGCTCTACAGTGTCATCGTGGGCAGGGCACGCGGGGTGAGGTACCTGCACTACGAGTGCCAGCACCGGATCATCCACTACGACATCAAGCCGGGCAATGTGCTCCTCACAGCTGACTACAGTCTACACCCCGAAGGTGGCCGAATTCGGGCTCGCCAGGCTCTGCAATCACAACAACACGCACCTGACGATGACCGGCGCGCGGGGCACGCCCGGATACGCCGCACCGGAGCTGTGGCTGCCGTTGCCGGTGACGCACAAGTGTGATGTGTACAACTTCGGCATGCTGGTGTTTGAGATCCTCGGGAGGCGACGCAACCTCAAGCTGCAGCACCCCGCCGTGAGTCAGGAGTGGTACCCCAAGTGGGTGTGGCATTGGTTCCACCAGGGGAGGTCGACGACTTGATGGCGGCGTCAGGGATCCAGGCCAAGGACAGGGACAAGGCGGAGAGGATGTGCAAGGTGGCAGTCTGGTGTGTGTAGTACCGGCCGGAGCCCGGAGGCGAGGCCGTCCATGAGCAGCGTGGTCATGATGCTGGAAGGTGAGAAGGAGATCGCGCGGCCCGTGAACTTGTTCGCGTACATTGCGAGCCTTCACACGACTTCCAGCtcgagcagcggcggcagcgccgccccctccggcGACTCGTCCAAGGAAACTCGGGGCACGAGGGGGGCCATTGATAATCAGGGTAGGTGATGAGGTGAAACATGTTCCTTTCCTTCCTCATTGGTGCCTGGTGTTTGAATTGTACTTTCCGCCAATGATGTTGATTGTACGACATTGCAATTCaggattttttttctgaaaaggaTGCAATTTaagaatttaaaatttcaaaattacACAGCGCAGTGCTGTATTTAAACTTACTTGCATCTTCGACCTATTGAACTCACTTGTTGACCAATTAAACAACAACCGTTGCAAACTTGGAACCTGCAAGCATAAACGTGGTGTGGTCAGTCCATCTTGCAACCTGCACGGCATTGCATTCAAAGAGGCCAGTCCGGCTCATCTAGGGGCTGATTGGTTGCCCATATATCCGCTGGCCAGGCTCCCTGGGCGCAAGAAAAGTCTGATTGGTTGCCTGTGTTGACGCCAGAGCCAGGCTGCgtctagggatggcaacggggctATCCCCACCGGGGATCAGCCGATCGTTCTGCTCCCCGCCTGCTCGAGAATCTCCCGTTCTCCGTCCCCGCTACTACTCAGGGGGACAAAATATCCCCGTCCCCATCCCCGACGGGGATAGGAGACCCGACGGGGACCCCATCCCCAAATAATCCCTGGCCGCAGCCGCACGGAGGTCCTCTGCCGCAGGCCTGCAGTCCTCGCAACCCCTGAGCGCACGCATGGCCGCTGCAGTCCTTGCGCCCGTCGACGGCGCCGCTGTGCCCCACCGGCACCGCTGTCCTCGCGTCCGCGGTTGGCGTCACCGCTGCTCCCCCAAAGCAAGTGTGGTCGAGTGCTCGTCGGCTCAGAGCAGCACTCAGCAGTGACAGATTTGGCGATGGCATGCGGGCTGCACCGGGCTTCGATGGTGAATCCAGCAGCTGTGGCAGCGACACTCACCGGCGACGGCAGGCGGACTGCGGCAGATCCTCAAGCGCGCTGGCGCCGCGCGCAGAGAGGGCCAGAGGGTGTGGTGCCACCTGGGTGAGGAGAGGAGCCGCACCGCAGCTTCGTGGGTGGAGACGATTGAGAGAGACACTGAGGGAGAGAGActgtgagagagagtgaggtctgagagagagagagagagctggacGGCGGCGCCTGTTGGAGATGGGAGAAGAGAGAAATGAGATAGGGTTACAACGCTGGTTTTATATGGTGTTTATGGGCCTGGGCTTTGTTTCAGTGGCCGGTGGGCTTCTTTGGTGTTGCTGCCGGGGTCCCCGACGGGTAACGGGGACGGGGACACAAGGAACGTTCCTGTCCCCGGTTCACCAGACGGGGATGATATTTGGCCCATTAAGATACCCACGGGGACTAAAGATACCCCATTTACATCCCCTAATGGATGAAATCCCCGTCGGGAATCGGGGATCGGGGCCCGTTGCCATCAAAAAGGAGGCCAGAGCCTGGCTCGCCAGAAACACGGCAAGCGGGCGTATCCCGTGGGCCTGGCTCACACGATGCAGACAAGCGCGCCAGGCCATGTGTCCAGTGAGGGAAACTGGATCAACTAATAGCTAGGCACCAGCAACCAATCATGCTCTGCACCTGGGCTGGCTACCTCGGTACAGGAAAGCAAACAAAAGGCTGTTGTATGTGACGAGCCTGGCCAACGCGGGCCTACATGCTGAGATGCGAGCCAGGCTACCGTCATAAGCAAACCAATCACGGCTTGGCAGAATCGGGTCCAACCTACACAGCCCAGAAGAATGGTCATGTTTGGTTATTCTTTTCTTGGAACTTCTAAGagagaatcttgcatgcatggagtattaaatgaagtatatttgcAAAACATCTTCACGGATGGATATAACtcttcacgacgaatctaataatggatattaattgatgattgactacaatgatactacagtaaccatcctctagtcccgcggtcaaaggtctcattagattcttcagaattCCTAGTGCATGGGTTCTATAGTTGGTTTTGTGAAGTATCTTtctttaatacctctaattagcaGTCAAAGTGCTTTCTAGGATCTTCTAGAAAGAAACCAAATGGGGCTTGGAGAGTTGAAACATTTCCTTGGTCTTGAGGTGGAGCGCACAAAAGAAGGGCTATTTCTAGGCCAACAGAAATATGCCAAGGACCTTCTACAAAGGTACGGAATGCTTGACTGCAAACCTATTTCTACTCCTATGGATCCAAATGTGAGGCTACAAAAAGACAAAGGGAAGGATCTAGAGGATGTGACTATGTATCGACAACTGGTCGGGAGTCTCACCTATCTTACATTAACTCGGCCCGATATTTCATATGTGGTTGGAGTGGTTAGTCGATACATGAGCAATCCTAAGAAGCCTCACCTTGATGCAGTCAGACGTATCCTCAGGTATGTTTAAGGCACCATCAATTTTTGTATTATATACAAGAAGACAAATGATTGTCAGGTGATGGGATACTATGATGCCAACTATGCTGGAGATCGTGGCACACGACGATCAACTACGGGATACTTCTTCAGTCTTGGATCAGGAGCTATATCATGGGACAGTAAGAGACAACCAACTGTGACATTATCCAATACTGAAGCAGAATATCAATCAGCAGCAATGGCAGCGCAAGAAAGCACCTGGCTCAAGCAGTTGATGGAGGATCTTCACCAGCCAACAGAATACCATGTAAAGATTTTCTGTGACAATCTATCTTTCATGCAGGGACCAAACACATAGAAGTTCACTATCACTACATAAGAGAAAAGGTCCTTGAGGGTGAGATCATAATGATTCCAACCAAGACAGAGGAGTAGACTGCTGACACACTCACAAAAAATCTCAACAAAACAAAGATCGAGAAGTTTCGAGAGGCGCTCGGCATGGTCTGCAGGGCAACATTGAAAAGAAGTTTGCCTTGATGGGGAGTGTTGAAAGAAGGCAAGGCAACTGACGGTGTGCGATCACCGCTAGCAGGGATTTGTGGGAATCCCTGTTTAGAGATTCGGCTAGGGGTATAAACCGCGCAAGGATCTCCCCTAAGGAAGCGAGTTTGAGATGgtggatttagataggttcaggccgcccggaggcataccctacgtcctgtgtgtgtGGTGATTGGTTCCTTGATGATCCCGAGTTGAAAAGTCCAAGCCAGGAAGCTGTGTACTAGTTAGGTCCCAAAAAGATCGATCCCTTTACATCTCCTGGGATCTTTCTATTTATAGACTACCTCTGCCTTCTATGTTGCTCTCTAACTAATGTGAACGCACCCTTTGCATGGCGGGCGTTGTCTTCCAGACTGCTCTGCCCTTGTTAGGCAGGCAGGCGTCTTATCAGGCCCGTTGTAGTATCCACCTGGGGTCCCACCGCCGTTCGAGCCATCTGGGGTTACCCCGGGAGAGTCTGGGGTGGTCATAGGCACTGGCCGGAAGGTCCTCTCATCCCGGAGTGCTTCGGGGTCTTCTGCTCGATTCGAGCGCTCCGGGGTGTCCCCAAGGGCACCCGGGGTGGTGCGAGTGTGGCCACGCGGTGGCCTCCGAGGTCATCCGGCGGGCCCTCTTGGCCCGGGGTTACTCCGGTCAATCTCGGGACTCCACTCGGGGTGACCCCGGTCTTTACTGCGACGGGGGTGCGGTAAATGGAGGTGGGTCCTAGCCACCGTCCGTCTTCAAGTCGATGGGACGGGCAGCTCAGAGATAAGCTGTCCACTGCCTATCGTCTTATCTTCTGAGCACACGGCATCTCCGTAATCATGATGCTTAAGGGGAAGCCGCACACCTCCTCGGGCTCGACATAGAGTCCGACGGCGAGGTGCCGTAACCGCCTGGTAAAGATCTTTTTACCAGGCGGGTATCTTCGAGGGGAAGGAAGCGTCCCTCCGGGTTTCGCGCGCCGGGCCAGGCCCAGCCCACTCTTGGTAGGTGCCCACACCCTGTGCGTGGACGTTCGAGGTGGGGGCCCATGGCCGTGCCCGGCTGACATCGCTGACTGACGTGGCTGGTGGCCCCCGTCCATCTTAATCGCACATGAGTTCGGGGTTATGGGGACCCCATTCCTATTACGCTGACAgtagcccccgggcccaccGGTAACCCGCGGAGTGGGTTGGTGGTGGGGCCAAGAGCCTTATCAATGTTGCAGCCGTTCCGGCTCCCCACATCGCCATCGTGGGAGGCCGTGCCGAATCCATCGGAGGAGTCGAGGTGCCACGGCAATGGATCCTCTTGTCGATccgccctccctccccgccCATAAGTATATAAGTGGAGAGGCAGGCACAATTGGCCGCCACGTTCCCCTTCTGCCCTTGAACCCTTTCGTCTTCCTCGCCTTCCACCCCCAACTCCCACAACTCTTGCCATGGCTCGCCGAGGTGCTCAGGCTAGCAGCATGCGGGTGCTGGACTTCGCCCCTTCGGCGGCGGACGACGATGCTGCCTTGAGGctggcggcgtagttggtgctGGCGGGCACCGTGTTGCGCCGGGGCAGAGCCTTCCCGGCGCCGCAGACCTCGCGGGAGGTGGTGACCTTCCTCCCCTTCCTTTTGGTGGGGCTGGTCCCACTTTTCTCACTGTTCTTCATGGCAGCGCTGGAAGAGTACAGCCTCCACCTCGTGCACCTCACCCCCAACGCCGTCCTCACTCTTGCACTTTTTGCGCATGCATGTGAAGCGTTT from Panicum virgatum strain AP13 chromosome 7N, P.virgatum_v5, whole genome shotgun sequence includes the following:
- the LOC120681362 gene encoding uncharacterized protein LOC120681362 encodes the protein MAQSPARSSASSDEPSNADPPMPASAAVVQTVNIRSHVPILLDLLDSNYSQWRCLFNSVLGKFGLDDHVRFPAPMIQRTAEWRQIDSALVNWIYTTISKPVFTLVHKPRITAFSLWSDVESHFRDNKLEHAVLLEAEFRAVQQGDLSIQDYCTKLKRLADQLRDVGHPVSEPSQVLNLLRGLSPRYRHVKPVIKSKSPPHTFRSAMSYLLLEEASDDHDAKTQASHALYAGRGDSSAPTTSSGGSNDSDPRSGSGGGSNRSKRNARQRSKGSNSGSGGTPPAGGRSSAAAPSQRPPAGWPSGYNPWTGLVQA